The genomic stretch TGAGGGCTCGGGGGGTGGTGCCGCCCGCTGCGGGGGGCGTCTGGGACCTCTGACAGGTCTGATCGCCCAGCAGGAGGCTCTATTGAACGCCTACCGCTGCGAATTCGGCGTGGACCTCCAGCTAGCTGTGGTGGTTCAGGGCATGTGCAAGGGATGAGTCAAGACATGTGCAAGGTTAGGGGGCCGCGATTGTGGCGCCATGTCGAAGCGGCGCGCAGCAATCCTGTCGGTGGTGCTCGAGGGGCGGACCCAGGCCGAAACAGCCAGGCACCACGGAGTCTCTGAGTCGACGGTGTCGCGCTGGGTCGCCCGATACCGCGCCGAGGGCGACGCCGCTTTCGAGGCCCGGTCACGGCGCCTCGCCGAGCGCGGCCTCGTCGACGCCAACCCCAAAAAGCGGCCCAAGTCCTCCTATGTGCGGTTCGCCACCGACCTGCCCAACGAGTGCCGGCAGTCCGACTTCTGCCTCTGGCGCCTCTCAGACGGCTCGACTGTCGAGGTCATCACCTGGCTCGACGACTGCTCCCGCTACGCGCTGTCGGTCACCGCCCACCGGCGCATCACCGGCCCCATCGCCGCCGCCGCCCCCACTCCGCCATCGGCATGGTCCCATCCATAGAATACGAACTCACCCACACCCCCAATCCCCACAACCAACCTCTCCACGATTAGGGGGGAAGCTCAGTCGCTTCCTGAGGGTTCCGACCGGTCCCCTGTGTGCTGGCAACCGGTTCCGACCGGTGCGGCATAGCAGAGTGGTGGACATGGAAACTGACATTTGTGATCGCCGCAATGCGCTCTTGACCCGCCGTCAGGTGGAGGCGCTCTGCCGCCTGTCTACTAGCTCGATCTACAGGTTCATGCGCGATGGACTGTTTCCCGAACCGATCCGCGTGGGGCGGCGCGCCGTACGCTGGTATGCATCAGAGATTGACGCATGGCTCGCCTCACGGCCACGCGCCACCGGCGACCAGCACTGAGGCTCAACCCCAGAACTCACCACCTGATGCGATGCCCGCCTCCCTGGAACGGGTGGGCCTTTGGCACCGTTGCTCTGGGACCCGTTGCGCTGATGTGGCGATGCCATCACACAATGGATTCCGATGTCTTGAATGGTGGCACCTAGGCTGTTTTGCGCGTGCGGATTTCTACTGAAGAGCTGTCGAGTGCGGCGCCGCTTCGTTGGGTTGAGGTTGATTCGGGGCCTGATCGGTTCGATTTGTTCCATCATCTGGAGTCTGTTGGAGGCGGGCATATTCTGCGCCGCCTCTATAACGGGCCTGATGTTCCGATCCAGCTTGTTGCGACGACTGATGGCATTTCGTGGGCCGAGCTTCGGGTTCCTCGCGGGTTCCAGTTGGCTGATCTCGATTCTCGTGCGGCCGCCAGCGTGGACTTGTCCGGCGATCGGTGGGTGATCTATGGCCGAGATGTCTACAGCGAGACACCGGGCCC from bacterium encodes the following:
- a CDS encoding helix-turn-helix domain-containing protein; the encoded protein is MSKRRAAILSVVLEGRTQAETARHHGVSESTVSRWVARYRAEGDAAFEARSRRLAERGLVDANPKKRPKSSYVRFATDLPNECRQSDFCLWRLSDGSTVEVITWLDDCSRYALSVTAHRRITGPIAAAAPTPPSAWSHP
- a CDS encoding AlpA family phage regulatory protein; the protein is METDICDRRNALLTRRQVEALCRLSTSSIYRFMRDGLFPEPIRVGRRAVRWYASEIDAWLASRPRATGDQH